From a single Gimesia fumaroli genomic region:
- a CDS encoding prenyltransferase/squalene oxidase repeat-containing protein — translation MTDRIHNLIERILAGRDISFDQVLWGILILAAIFASIHLLSMLVTRWGDSNASSKALLFSIIVHLSLSLGVVTFWPDYAPKSLAKSKPDQDNIEIKQILAESTETIKNKQTGNTPVWEKLSTPEKQELSRIDLTRPEFSPLMAPPEKERPQEISEMPMPDVVSKTDLPITPSKVEVQSTSQKRIQAQAPLEITDVTAESRAEVSVPSTSKVRSKMIRTGQANQKIERQSAQGAVDRIQPTFSNEQKTLALNAQTDPKSTLERNAAENMIRKRTGPAPSSLKMETTGVESTTSAEASANVAPTEPRFTRRKSRTMRSISEGNIRRSAPETPAGKANPNTERLLADRSRLPLTINREGLRPDASRPNFNAVANRTKANIPATYRLRNLSKRKEIAQKFGGTEESERAVELSLKWLATHQEQAGFWDADRYGAGKVRIDEQGIDRRNAGARADAGLTALSILAFLGAGYTQEEGQYSDNINRAIQWMINQQRPNGFLGGEATHYARMYSHAMATYSLAEAYGLQSNPKSNPKLREAVARAVAYIVENQNPYDGGWRYVKGQKSDMSMFGWQLMALKSAEIAGIPIPSETKQLMVKFLKERSLGKNNGLATYRMVEPSTPPTPAMTAESLFCKQILGIRRDNPSCTEAVEFISERPPRRAEYNLYYWYYGTLAMYQYGGNPWREWNEDLRELLISEQVMHGPNAGSWNPRPPWGPYGGRLYSTTLSTLCLEVYYRFLPLYQMGGRYDDASR, via the coding sequence ATGACCGATCGAATTCATAATTTAATAGAAAGAATTCTCGCTGGTCGCGATATTTCATTCGACCAGGTCTTATGGGGCATATTAATCCTGGCCGCCATTTTTGCATCGATTCATTTGCTTTCGATGCTCGTGACCCGCTGGGGAGACAGTAATGCCTCGTCGAAAGCGCTGCTTTTTTCAATCATAGTCCATCTATCTTTATCATTGGGAGTTGTAACTTTCTGGCCTGATTACGCCCCTAAATCATTGGCTAAAAGTAAACCCGATCAGGACAACATTGAAATTAAACAAATCCTGGCCGAGAGCACTGAAACCATAAAAAATAAGCAAACAGGAAATACTCCCGTTTGGGAAAAACTCTCGACTCCTGAAAAACAAGAATTATCTCGAATTGATTTGACCCGGCCGGAATTTTCACCTTTGATGGCCCCTCCTGAAAAAGAACGGCCTCAGGAAATTTCCGAAATGCCGATGCCAGACGTTGTCTCCAAAACCGATCTGCCCATCACTCCTTCCAAAGTGGAGGTTCAGAGTACGAGCCAAAAGCGGATTCAGGCTCAGGCGCCGCTTGAAATTACTGACGTCACTGCCGAGTCTCGTGCGGAAGTCTCTGTACCTTCGACGTCAAAAGTACGCAGCAAAATGATACGCACCGGGCAAGCCAACCAGAAAATTGAACGTCAATCGGCCCAAGGAGCCGTAGATCGAATTCAACCCACATTTAGTAACGAACAAAAAACGCTTGCTTTGAATGCGCAAACTGATCCTAAATCAACACTGGAACGCAATGCTGCAGAAAATATGATTCGCAAGCGAACCGGCCCTGCCCCTTCAAGTCTGAAAATGGAGACGACGGGTGTTGAGTCCACAACCTCTGCTGAAGCCAGTGCGAATGTCGCGCCCACTGAACCACGGTTCACAAGAAGAAAATCTCGCACCATGCGTTCCATTTCAGAGGGAAACATTCGACGCTCTGCACCAGAAACACCAGCAGGCAAGGCGAATCCCAACACCGAACGTCTCTTGGCAGACCGCAGTCGTCTTCCTCTCACAATCAATCGCGAGGGATTGCGACCGGATGCATCTCGTCCTAATTTTAATGCAGTTGCCAATCGCACAAAAGCAAATATTCCAGCGACGTATCGATTGAGAAATTTATCAAAACGGAAAGAAATTGCTCAAAAATTTGGCGGAACAGAAGAGTCTGAGAGGGCAGTCGAATTAAGTTTAAAATGGTTGGCAACCCACCAGGAGCAGGCTGGTTTCTGGGACGCAGATCGATATGGGGCAGGCAAAGTCAGAATCGACGAACAGGGAATCGACCGACGCAATGCCGGAGCTCGGGCTGATGCGGGATTAACTGCTTTGTCAATCCTGGCTTTTCTGGGCGCAGGATACACGCAGGAAGAAGGTCAATATTCTGATAACATTAATCGTGCGATTCAATGGATGATTAATCAACAACGCCCCAATGGTTTTCTTGGTGGAGAGGCAACACACTATGCTCGCATGTACTCACACGCTATGGCAACCTACTCTCTTGCCGAAGCCTATGGATTACAAAGTAATCCAAAATCCAACCCCAAACTCCGAGAAGCGGTTGCACGTGCGGTGGCCTATATCGTAGAAAACCAGAACCCCTATGATGGTGGTTGGCGATACGTCAAAGGTCAAAAAAGCGATATGAGCATGTTTGGCTGGCAATTGATGGCTTTAAAAAGTGCAGAAATTGCAGGAATCCCGATTCCCTCGGAGACAAAGCAATTGATGGTGAAATTCCTGAAAGAGCGAAGTCTTGGGAAAAACAATGGTTTAGCAACATACCGTATGGTTGAACCATCAACTCCGCCTACTCCTGCGATGACTGCCGAATCATTATTTTGCAAGCAAATACTAGGAATCAGAAGAGATAACCCTTCCTGTACCGAAGCAGTCGAGTTTATCTCTGAACGTCCACCGCGTCGTGCAGAATATAATCTATATTATTGGTATTATGGAACATTAGCCATGTATCAATACGGTGGTAATCCGTGGCGAGAATGGAATGAAGACCTGCGTGAGTTATTAATTTCCGAACAGGTAATGCATGGCCCCAATGCCGGAAGCTGGAACCCGCGTCCGCCGTGGGGACCATATGGGGGGCGGCTTTACTCAACAACACTGAGTACTCTCTGTCTGGAAGTTTACTATCGTTTTCTACCGCTCTACCAGATGGGAGGCCGGTATGATGATGCCTCTCGGTAA
- a CDS encoding ExbD/TolR family protein encodes MPLKTGTVEEPKLDLTPMIDIVFLLIIFFMVGTQFTEMERQYDIKLPTVTDAKPLTNLPDDIIVNVQQNGDITLNGEKKNLEELESTLATAKENFPGQSVVIRGDSTGPYQNVMNILEICHRVKIRSVSLANRLRDE; translated from the coding sequence ATGCCGTTAAAAACGGGTACTGTCGAAGAGCCAAAACTCGATTTAACACCTATGATCGATATTGTCTTTCTACTGATTATTTTTTTTATGGTCGGCACGCAATTCACTGAAATGGAACGACAATATGATATTAAGCTCCCCACTGTCACTGATGCAAAACCGCTTACCAACCTGCCTGACGATATTATTGTAAATGTTCAGCAGAATGGAGATATTACTCTGAATGGAGAAAAGAAAAACCTGGAAGAGCTGGAATCCACATTAGCTACTGCAAAAGAAAATTTTCCAGGCCAGTCTGTCGTGATCAGGGGGGATTCAACTGGTCCTTATCAGAACGTGATGAATATCCTTGAGATTTGTCACCGGGTCAAAATACGTTCTGTCTCTTTGGCAAATCGATTGAGAGACGAATAA
- a CDS encoding rhodanese-like domain-containing protein, giving the protein MAKNHSQRFLEIVDDAKTRVLECTIHDVKTRTEQGEEFLLIDVREDHEFGAGRIPGAKHLSKGVIERDVEQLIPDTSTLLILYCGGGFRSALAADNLQKMGYTQVISMDGGYSGWKAAGYEIETES; this is encoded by the coding sequence ATGGCTAAAAATCACTCTCAACGTTTCCTGGAAATCGTTGACGATGCAAAAACGCGAGTTCTTGAATGTACCATTCATGATGTCAAAACACGAACAGAACAAGGAGAAGAGTTCCTGCTGATTGATGTGCGAGAAGATCATGAATTCGGCGCAGGCAGAATACCCGGAGCGAAGCATCTTAGCAAAGGGGTCATTGAACGCGATGTAGAGCAGTTAATCCCGGACACTTCGACACTCTTGATACTCTACTGTGGTGGTGGATTTCGTTCCGCTCTGGCAGCAGACAATCTGCAAAAAATGGGGTACACGCAAGTAATCTCTATGGATGGAGGATACAGTGGGTGGAAAGCCGCGGGTTACGAAATTGAAACCGAGTCATAA
- a CDS encoding STAS domain-containing protein, with protein sequence MATEEVPYHITAVNNHLKVQLLPELNDSAWTDLETLGDSLLLELKDQKNPSVIIDLTALTYISSSLVAVVIQVWKLVDEQDGKTAILNTSDMVEEVLNISGLKKVWCIVPTEKEAITYLNQALKEERIERRRTFSMPILLGIVALLSAAACFTLYISDSLTLNPKITLIATISFSVAGILLGATALKDRRKNLRIMGWVVLFCSLILGGIGLFKMI encoded by the coding sequence ATGGCTACTGAAGAAGTTCCTTATCACATTACCGCCGTCAACAACCATCTCAAGGTTCAACTTCTCCCGGAACTGAATGATTCTGCATGGACTGATCTGGAAACACTGGGAGACTCTTTATTACTGGAACTCAAAGATCAGAAAAACCCATCGGTCATCATCGATTTAACAGCACTCACCTATATCAGTAGTTCACTGGTTGCCGTTGTAATTCAAGTCTGGAAGCTGGTTGACGAACAGGATGGAAAAACGGCGATTCTCAATACCAGCGACATGGTCGAAGAAGTCCTTAATATATCCGGCCTCAAAAAAGTGTGGTGTATCGTTCCGACTGAAAAAGAAGCGATCACCTACTTAAACCAGGCATTAAAAGAAGAGCGAATTGAACGTCGGCGCACATTTTCGATGCCCATTTTGCTGGGGATCGTGGCCCTGCTATCTGCTGCCGCCTGTTTCACGCTCTATATCAGTGACTCGCTTACTCTAAATCCGAAAATCACTTTGATCGCTACGATTTCGTTTTCTGTAGCGGGAATCCTGCTGGGAGCGACGGCCCTGAAAGATCGCAGAAAAAATTTGCGAATCATGGGATGGGTGGTGCTTTTCTGCAGTCTTATTCTGGGGGGGATTGGTCTTTTCAAGATGATTTAA
- a CDS encoding alpha/beta fold hydrolase has protein sequence MMGQNLIHLTVNGIEMRVFVEGSGSPLLLVHGFPLNHRMWQSQIEYFKNEFTVIAPDLRGFGATEITRGTVTMKQHAEDLNMLLNELNLEERVLFCGLSMGGYIAWEFWKHFPERLRALILCDTRATSDTEEGINNRLKMVDLVLKHGPESISSSMIPNLISEASQRNHPDIAKNMIQMIESTDREGIAASQRGMAEREDYSSEIGGIQVPTLCIVGSEDQLTPPEVMKNMSTQIPNSKYTEIPGVGHMAPMEAPAEVNQEIHQFLMSCDQS, from the coding sequence ATGATGGGCCAAAATCTGATTCATCTGACTGTGAATGGAATCGAAATGCGCGTATTCGTTGAAGGTTCCGGCTCTCCCCTGCTCCTTGTGCATGGATTTCCTCTCAATCATCGGATGTGGCAATCGCAAATTGAATATTTTAAGAATGAGTTCACCGTCATCGCCCCGGATTTACGAGGCTTCGGAGCAACAGAAATCACGCGTGGAACGGTTACCATGAAGCAGCATGCCGAAGATTTAAACATGCTCTTGAATGAACTGAATCTCGAAGAACGTGTTCTTTTTTGTGGGCTGTCAATGGGAGGATATATTGCCTGGGAATTCTGGAAACATTTCCCAGAGCGTCTGCGTGCGTTGATTCTTTGCGATACACGTGCTACCTCAGATACAGAGGAAGGAATCAACAATCGATTGAAAATGGTTGATCTTGTGCTGAAACATGGACCAGAATCGATTTCCTCATCTATGATTCCGAATTTAATCAGCGAAGCTTCCCAACGAAATCACCCTGACATTGCAAAAAATATGATTCAAATGATTGAATCAACTGATCGAGAAGGGATTGCCGCCAGCCAGCGAGGCATGGCAGAACGGGAAGATTATTCATCGGAAATCGGTGGTATCCAAGTTCCCACCTTATGCATTGTCGGCAGTGAAGATCAATTGACTCCTCCCGAAGTGATGAAAAATATGAGTACTCAAATACCCAACTCAAAATATACCGAAATACCTGGCGTTGGCCATATGGCCCCCATGGAAGCACCTGCTGAAGTAAATCAGGAAATACACCAGTTTCTTATGTCTTGCGATCAGAGTTAA
- a CDS encoding GspE/PulE family protein — MSDKPANMENKKEGRQQALQAELRELVDVVGPGPLVDLLMERAFQLQATDIHLDPLENGLRLRLRVDGMLHDIIQLPKEAAASVISRLKLAANMDITERRLAQDGHINNETLQNRRDIRVGSGPTIHGERLVLRLMPDHKRFTEFSELGLSSPQTTEITKYCSAPYGMILSVGPVGSGKSTTIYSCLDYLNQPEMSLATIEDPVERRIEGVNQIQIDPKIGFSFAEALRGVLRQDPNVIMVGEIRDSETAHIAVRAGLTGIRVLSTLHSNDAVAAIDVFREFGIPSMFITDSLQGIISQRLVRCICEKCRTPLQPDAGACEYLGISPDQLSEYKIAHGEGCEHCFQTGYLGRTGIFETLGIRGELRDAILTGASQSEILKLASELGMTTMEESGKAKVLQGVTTVQELHRVLV, encoded by the coding sequence ATGTCAGACAAGCCAGCAAATATGGAAAATAAAAAAGAAGGGCGCCAGCAGGCTCTACAGGCAGAACTTAGAGAACTGGTTGATGTTGTAGGCCCGGGGCCACTTGTCGATCTGTTGATGGAACGAGCATTTCAGTTACAGGCAACCGACATCCACTTAGACCCGCTTGAGAATGGGCTTCGGCTTCGCTTGAGAGTGGACGGCATGCTGCATGATATTATACAGCTTCCCAAAGAGGCGGCAGCATCCGTGATCTCTCGACTCAAGTTGGCTGCCAATATGGATATTACCGAACGGCGGCTTGCTCAGGATGGTCATATTAACAATGAAACACTTCAAAACCGCCGCGATATACGTGTAGGATCCGGGCCAACCATTCATGGCGAGCGATTAGTTTTGAGACTGATGCCCGATCACAAACGTTTCACAGAGTTTAGTGAGTTAGGACTGAGCTCCCCTCAAACTACTGAAATTACTAAATATTGCAGTGCTCCCTACGGAATGATCCTGAGTGTTGGTCCAGTCGGTTCAGGTAAGAGTACGACAATCTACAGTTGTCTGGACTACCTGAACCAGCCGGAAATGAGTCTCGCCACAATTGAAGACCCGGTTGAGCGCAGAATTGAGGGAGTGAATCAGATCCAGATTGACCCCAAAATTGGTTTTAGCTTTGCTGAAGCATTAAGAGGAGTTTTACGTCAGGATCCAAATGTGATTATGGTAGGGGAAATCCGTGACTCTGAAACAGCCCATATTGCAGTCAGAGCAGGGCTCACCGGAATCCGAGTCCTTTCGACACTGCACTCTAATGATGCCGTCGCAGCGATTGATGTCTTCAGAGAATTTGGAATTCCGTCTATGTTCATCACAGACAGTCTGCAGGGAATTATTTCTCAGCGCCTGGTAAGATGCATCTGCGAAAAATGCCGCACACCTCTTCAGCCCGATGCTGGCGCCTGCGAATACCTGGGAATTAGTCCAGACCAATTATCAGAGTATAAAATCGCCCATGGAGAAGGTTGCGAACACTGCTTCCAAACTGGTTACCTCGGTCGAACTGGAATTTTTGAAACGTTGGGAATCCGGGGAGAATTACGGGATGCAATCCTCACCGGTGCTTCACAGTCTGAAATCCTGAAACTGGCATCAGAACTTGGAATGACTACAATGGAAGAGTCAGGAAAAGCTAAGGTATTACAGGGAGTTACGACTGTCCAAGAGCTTCATCGCGTTCTGGTTTAA
- a CDS encoding sulfatase-like hydrolase/transferase — protein sequence MIIIFTDDQGSVDLNCYGAKDLITPHMDSIAKRGIRFTQFYAAAPVCSPSRAGLLTGRFPRRAGVPGNVSSKHGKEGMPAEQVTIAEMMKLAGYQTAHVGKWHLGYTPETMPNGQGFDTSFGHMGGCIDNYSHFFYWNGPNRHDLWENGKEIWRDGKFFPNLMVQQCQDYIKASRDKPFFLYWAINVPHYPLQGTDQWRKQYAHLPSPRDKYAAFVSTMDDCIGAVLKTLDECQLRENTIVIFQSDHGHSQEERTFGGGGSAGPYRGAKFSLFEGGIRVPAMISWPGTIAEGEERHQLSTGCDWLPTIAELTGATLPQRRLDGKSLKAVIDSKQAQSPHADFYWQIGKSWAVREGNWKLLGNPRDTSQQGKLTKADQLFLVDLSKDLGEKHNLATKNPEKVKHLTEIYNRYQKSLSE from the coding sequence GTGATCATCATCTTTACGGATGATCAAGGCTCGGTTGACCTGAATTGTTATGGCGCGAAAGACCTGATCACGCCTCACATGGATTCAATCGCCAAGCGGGGAATTCGATTTACCCAGTTTTATGCTGCTGCACCAGTTTGTTCTCCTTCTCGCGCAGGTTTATTGACAGGGCGTTTCCCTCGACGTGCGGGAGTACCGGGCAATGTATCTTCGAAACACGGGAAAGAAGGAATGCCTGCAGAACAGGTTACGATTGCCGAAATGATGAAGCTGGCAGGATATCAAACAGCACATGTGGGAAAATGGCATTTGGGGTATACTCCCGAAACGATGCCGAATGGACAAGGTTTTGATACTTCCTTTGGTCATATGGGGGGGTGTATCGATAACTATTCACATTTCTTTTACTGGAACGGTCCCAATCGACACGACCTCTGGGAAAACGGAAAAGAGATCTGGCGAGATGGAAAATTTTTCCCCAATTTAATGGTGCAGCAGTGCCAGGACTATATCAAAGCATCTCGAGACAAACCATTTTTTCTCTATTGGGCAATCAACGTACCACACTATCCGCTGCAGGGAACCGATCAATGGCGCAAGCAATATGCCCATCTACCCTCTCCTCGTGACAAGTATGCAGCCTTTGTTTCAACGATGGATGATTGCATTGGCGCAGTTTTGAAAACGCTTGATGAATGTCAACTTCGCGAAAATACCATTGTGATTTTTCAATCTGATCATGGTCATTCCCAAGAAGAACGAACCTTTGGAGGAGGCGGAAGTGCCGGGCCGTATCGTGGTGCAAAATTCAGCTTATTCGAAGGCGGGATTCGTGTTCCCGCGATGATCTCCTGGCCTGGAACGATTGCCGAGGGTGAAGAGCGTCATCAACTGTCTACAGGCTGTGACTGGTTGCCAACGATTGCCGAATTAACGGGAGCTACTCTGCCCCAACGCCGGCTGGATGGGAAAAGTCTGAAAGCGGTCATTGATTCAAAACAGGCACAAAGCCCGCATGCTGATTTTTATTGGCAGATCGGTAAGAGCTGGGCCGTTCGTGAAGGGAATTGGAAATTATTAGGAAACCCGCGTGATACCAGCCAGCAAGGGAAACTAACGAAAGCCGATCAACTATTTCTGGTCGACCTCTCTAAAGATTTAGGTGAAAAGCATAATCTTGCTACGAAAAACCCAGAGAAGGTGAAACATCTGACAGAGATTTATAATCGTTATCAGAAATCACTCTCTGAATAG
- a CDS encoding transaldolase family protein: MKLFLDSAITDEIKHSLEYWDLDGLTTNPKHVKNSGKPFLKVIEEIAELFAGTEKPVSVEVDPHITDWEQIVEQGLLLSKMSPNFVIKVGASEDGFKAIRELTKRGIRTNATLIFSVAQAWHAARAGASFISPFIGWKETYGDSTATFILEVAEMLERHEYDSEIIAAAIRNGRQMADAALAGAHCVTAGLTVYQESMQNPYTVHGEKVFQSAWDATPKS, from the coding sequence ATGAAATTGTTTCTGGATAGTGCTATCACCGATGAAATCAAACACAGCTTAGAATATTGGGACCTGGATGGACTCACAACGAACCCGAAACATGTGAAAAATTCAGGCAAGCCTTTTTTAAAAGTGATTGAAGAAATTGCGGAGTTGTTTGCTGGTACCGAAAAACCGGTCAGTGTGGAAGTTGACCCGCATATCACTGATTGGGAACAGATAGTGGAACAGGGTCTGTTGCTTTCCAAAATGTCTCCCAATTTTGTCATTAAAGTCGGCGCCAGTGAAGATGGGTTTAAAGCAATTCGTGAACTGACCAAACGGGGAATTCGAACGAATGCGACATTAATATTTTCTGTTGCACAAGCCTGGCATGCTGCTCGTGCCGGTGCGTCTTTTATCAGTCCTTTCATTGGATGGAAAGAAACATACGGTGATTCGACCGCGACGTTTATTCTGGAAGTTGCCGAGATGCTGGAACGACATGAATATGATTCTGAGATCATCGCAGCGGCAATTCGCAATGGTCGGCAAATGGCAGATGCAGCACTTGCTGGTGCGCATTGTGTGACCGCAGGACTCACCGTGTATCAGGAGAGTATGCAAAACCCATATACCGTTCATGGTGAAAAAGTCTTCCAGAGCGCATGGGATGCGACTCCCAAAAGCTAA
- a CDS encoding carboxypeptidase M32: MHASPQAYEELITRLKKTALLSSCSAVLEWDEQTYLPPAGAEHRANQLALMAGIIHEQTTNPEIRNLLQELEENSNFAEDSLEQANIREARHEYDRATKLPRRLVEELSRVATLSHHAWVDARKANQFHDFLPWLKQMIDLKREEAAAIGYEGGQAYDALLDGYEPGTTSEMIEQAFVPLRNELVALVSEIKDSGITPDISILTRKYPIEKQREFSITAAEKIGFDFNAGRLDIAAHPFCSGFGPGDCRLTTRYDEHHFPGAFFGTLHEAGHGIYEQGLNQEDFGTPVGSFTSLGIHESQSRMWENLVGRSRAFWNHFYQPAQTQFPEALSNVKQEEFYRAINDVRPSFIRVEADEVTYNLHIMLRFELEKSLISGDLDPAALEAVWNEKFFEYFGIIPDTPANGCLQDVHWSAGLIGYFPTYALGNMYAAHFYNAAEKELGDLNSLITKGEFTPLKEWLNQNIHKRGKLFRANQLVKVVTGESLSHEPLIDQLQNKYSELYNL; encoded by the coding sequence ATGCATGCTTCGCCCCAAGCATATGAAGAACTAATCACGCGACTCAAAAAAACCGCTTTATTGTCATCCTGTTCTGCCGTCCTGGAATGGGATGAGCAAACTTATCTCCCTCCTGCTGGAGCAGAGCACCGGGCCAACCAACTTGCATTAATGGCAGGAATCATTCACGAGCAGACTACTAATCCTGAAATTAGAAATTTGCTTCAGGAACTGGAAGAAAACTCAAATTTTGCTGAAGACTCGCTCGAACAGGCGAATATCAGAGAAGCTCGTCATGAATATGATCGGGCAACAAAACTTCCACGTCGTCTGGTCGAAGAACTCTCAAGAGTTGCAACGCTTTCACACCATGCCTGGGTAGACGCCAGAAAAGCAAACCAGTTTCACGATTTTCTGCCATGGCTCAAACAAATGATCGACCTGAAACGAGAAGAGGCTGCTGCCATCGGTTATGAAGGAGGTCAAGCCTATGATGCCTTACTTGATGGATATGAACCTGGGACAACATCTGAGATGATTGAGCAAGCGTTTGTGCCTCTGCGGAATGAACTAGTGGCTTTAGTATCGGAGATTAAAGATTCTGGTATCACACCCGACATTTCGATTTTGACACGAAAGTATCCTATTGAAAAACAACGCGAATTCAGCATTACTGCAGCAGAAAAAATCGGATTTGATTTTAATGCCGGACGGTTGGATATCGCAGCTCACCCTTTTTGCAGTGGATTCGGTCCCGGAGATTGTCGGCTCACAACACGGTATGACGAACACCACTTTCCCGGTGCCTTCTTTGGAACCCTGCATGAAGCCGGACATGGAATTTATGAGCAAGGACTGAATCAGGAAGATTTTGGGACCCCTGTGGGTAGTTTCACTTCGTTGGGGATTCATGAATCACAATCAAGAATGTGGGAAAATCTGGTTGGACGAAGCCGCGCGTTCTGGAATCACTTTTATCAACCTGCACAAACACAGTTTCCCGAAGCTCTATCCAATGTAAAGCAGGAAGAGTTTTATCGTGCAATTAATGATGTGCGTCCTTCTTTCATACGTGTCGAAGCAGACGAAGTGACTTATAACCTGCATATCATGCTGCGTTTTGAATTGGAAAAGTCACTGATTTCAGGTGATTTGGACCCAGCGGCTTTAGAAGCTGTCTGGAATGAAAAGTTCTTCGAGTATTTTGGAATCATTCCTGACACACCAGCCAATGGATGCCTGCAGGACGTTCATTGGAGTGCCGGACTAATTGGCTATTTCCCGACTTATGCCTTGGGAAATATGTATGCCGCACATTTCTATAATGCAGCTGAGAAAGAATTAGGAGATCTCAATTCATTGATTACTAAGGGAGAATTTACTCCTCTTAAAGAATGGTTAAACCAAAACATACACAAACGAGGCAAATTATTCAGAGCGAATCAACTAGTAAAAGTCGTTACAGGAGAATCGCTCTCTCATGAACCTTTGATTGACCAGTTACAGAATAAATATAGTGAACTCTATAATCTATAA
- a CDS encoding TlpA family protein disulfide reductase translates to MANQSMKKDFLLALVLVVAGTIIFTVLFGFRLQTPPLEESGGRAQLKVGEIAPPIQAAGWVNGNPVQNQSLKGKVIVVDAWATWCGPCRQQAPHIVKTYQKFKDQKVAFVGLTSDGEDLLPEIREWLKETGISWPNGYGAIESLIAFKADTIPQVWVIGTDGRVVWNVDSELTESLEEGISRALKQAE, encoded by the coding sequence ATGGCCAATCAAAGTATGAAAAAAGATTTTCTATTGGCACTGGTACTGGTGGTTGCTGGTACAATTATTTTTACGGTGTTGTTTGGCTTTCGTCTGCAAACACCTCCACTAGAGGAAAGTGGTGGTCGTGCACAGCTGAAAGTGGGGGAGATTGCCCCTCCAATTCAAGCCGCTGGCTGGGTGAATGGCAATCCTGTCCAGAACCAGAGTTTGAAGGGGAAAGTGATTGTCGTTGATGCCTGGGCAACCTGGTGTGGCCCTTGCCGGCAACAAGCACCACATATCGTCAAGACCTACCAGAAATTTAAAGATCAGAAAGTCGCGTTTGTTGGTCTCACTTCCGATGGAGAAGACCTGCTGCCAGAAATTCGAGAGTGGCTGAAAGAAACGGGTATTTCCTGGCCAAACGGCTATGGCGCAATTGAATCGCTGATTGCATTCAAAGCAGATACAATCCCTCAAGTCTGGGTCATCGGCACAGATGGCAGAGTTGTATGGAACGTGGACTCAGAATTGACAGAATCTTTAGAAGAGGGGATCAGCCGGGCTTTAAAACAAGCAGAGTAA